In Sparus aurata chromosome 2, fSpaAur1.1, whole genome shotgun sequence, a single genomic region encodes these proteins:
- the LOC115566482 gene encoding diablo homolog, mitochondrial-like: protein MLLWRTKMAALWRVTSYLRLLRTSARVLLSSRTPAVLKPGKWRNLLYTGVASFAVGGGLCAIPFRQVENLSHDSLIKRAASLVTDSSSTFLSQATLALVDAITEYSKAVHTLIALQKRYLDSLGRLSPAEEDTIWQVIIGQRAQVDDRQDECKRFESTWINAVKLCETAAEAAYTSGAEHASVTMRTNIQVALSQVEEVQKLSTDAEKKLAETKVMEVERMSQYTASLQNTSDEEEVPEAYLRED, encoded by the exons ATGTTATTGTGGCGGACCAAGATGGCCGCGCTGTGGAGGGTAACAAGCTACCTCCGTCTCCTCAG GACTTCTGCTCGTGTCCTGTTAAGCAGCAGAACACCTGCAGTCCTTAAACCTGGGAAATGGAGAAATCTTCTCTACACAGGTGTGGCATCTTTTGCAGTTGGCGGCGGGCTGTGTGCCATACCCTTCAGACAG gttgAAAACCTCTCTCACGACTCTCTGATCAAACGAGCGGCCTCTCTGGTAACAGACAGCTCAAGCacatttctctctcaggccacCTTGGCTCTTGTAGATGCCATCACAGAGTACTCAAAA GCTGTGCACACACTAATCGCTCTCCAAAAACGATATTTGGACTCACTGGGAAGACTGAGTCCAGCAGAAGAGGACACGATCTGGCAGGTGATCATTGGCCAGCGTGCGCAG GTTGACGACAGACAAGATGAATGCAAGCGTTTTGAGTCCACCTGGATCAATGCAGTCAAGCTGTGTGAAACGGCAGCGGAGGCAGCATACACGTCAG gaGCTGAACATGCGTCAGTCACAATGAGGACGAACATTCAGGTGGCCCTGtcgcaggtggaggaggtgcagaaACTGTCAACGGATGCGGAGAAGAAGCTGGCGGAGACAAAAGTGATGGAGGTTGAAAGGATGTCACAGTACACCGCCTCCTTACAGAATACTAGTGATGAGGAAGAGGTGCCTGAGGCTTACCTAAGAGAAGactaa